Proteins encoded by one window of Rhodamnia argentea isolate NSW1041297 chromosome 6, ASM2092103v1, whole genome shotgun sequence:
- the LOC115744626 gene encoding PLASMODESMATA CALLOSE-BINDING PROTEIN 3-like yields the protein MALLLFAVLMFAFTGRSCATWCVCKDGLGDAALQKTLDYACGAGADCAPVKQTGACYSPNTVRAHCSYAVNSFFQKKGQAQGTCDFAGSASISTSDPSANGCVYPSSASTSGTSTTPVTTTPSTTTPSTTTPSTTTPTTGTGTTPTTTATPYTATPTGVLGGGGTGMSPTGINTDVSNAGLRRLSSSCWLCFFAALVASSGLMPLWS from the exons ATGGCTCTCCTCCTGTTCGCGGTTCTCATGTTTGCCTTCACTGGCCGCTCCT GTGCCACTTGGTGTGTGTGCAAGGACGGGCTGGGCGACGCGGCGCTGCAGAAGACGCTGGACTACGCCTGTGGAGCCGGAGCCGACTGTGCGCCGGTAAAGCAGACCGGGGCGTGTTACTCGCCCAACACGGTGAGGGCTCACTGTTCCTACGCTGTCAACAGCTTCTTCCAGAAGAAGGGCCAGGCTCAGGGCACCTGCGACTTCGCCGGCAGCGCCTCTATCTCCACCTCGGACCCCA GTGCTAATGGTTGTGTTTACCCTTCTAGTGCCAG CACGAGTGGCACATCCACGACTCCTGTCACGACCACTCCGTCCACCACCACTCCATCCACCACCACTCCGTCCACCACCACTCCCACGACGGGGACTGGGACCACCCCAACGACCACAGCCACTCCCTACACGGCGACCCCGACGGGAGTCCTAGGAGGAGGGGGCACGGGCATGAGCCCGACGGGCATCAACACCGACGTCAGCAACGCCGGGCTCAGGAGGCTCTCCAGCAGCTGCTGGCTCTGTTTCTTCGCCGCCCTTGTGGCCTCTTCCGGGCTCATGCCACTGTGGAGCTGA